The Erigeron canadensis isolate Cc75 chromosome 1, C_canadensis_v1, whole genome shotgun sequence genome segment CTTCAGAACCAATCCCTGATTCTTTTATTCTCAAGGCTTCTTCAAGTCCTATTTCGCAAAATGGGTTCATTGACATCTTCACATTTTTTGTCTCCACCCCACTCTATTCTTAACcccaacaaacaaacaaacatccTTAACTAATGTCAAATCCttagaaacaaaacaaaaaatataatattttgggGAAAATAAGGAATGTGTTGCTGACCTTGTCGGATTTGACACGGATTTTGACGGCGTAGTCAACTACCCGTTTGATGGAAACCatgatcttcatcttcttcttaatgatatgaaaatctgaaaatatttcAGAATTGTGaaaatggtttttgaaatagaaaatataataaGAACACAAATTACTGTATGTTCCGTGTGTTAATAGTCAACTGAAGGATGCGGTGTAATTTGGATAATATTGACAGCacgaatttattttttttaaagaattaaaatttgaagaaataGAAATCAAGCgaatgttattttaatttttaaaacggATGTGATAAATTACGTACTCCAATCTTTAACGAAATGAAGATTCTATTGATAGGTggattaatataatatttaaataataatatatttagataatgattattaagatttttaatttgtagttaattATCtgacataaacgataatcaatttgatgaaattgatcgatttaattggttaataagtcattatttCAACTgtcttatcatatatatatatattaagataagtcATAATCATAATACAACTggtaacaaactaaattaaaatagagGAAAAAATTACTTGATAGTTTTGTTTAATATTGACAGCAcgaattcattttttttaaagaattaaaatttgaagaaataGAAATCAAGCGAatgttttatttaacttttaaaacggATGTGATAAATTACGTACTCCAATCTTTTACGAAATGAAGATTCTATTGATTGGTGAATTAATATAGATATTGAAATAATACATATACTAGCTAATAAATTCGGGTTCAATTCGggtatttttaataaaacttttgctAATATTTACTTGATCTTTGTGTAATTCGCATAGatttgataatgattaatgagTTACCATTGTCACCTCTACGAGACTaaccattttttatatttgagaaaaaacatgtattttattatatactataggttttcaagttaaaaaaaattaaagttataaaatatatgaaaaatattaaataaaacaaatttaaaacacaaaatatttCATGATGTCATGATTTCataaatgacaaataaaaatgaatGTTGAGTTAACACATTGGTTTTATtccaaaaataatttatataaataattttgttttatttatatatgaatgttGAGTTGACACATtggttttttttcaaaattaatgtatataaacaatcttgttttatttatataaaagattagtataatgattattaaaactttttttaacgGCATTCTATTCTACTACTGctactaaattacacgtatgcctggaaatcaggactctcgaaaaccccCCCAATTAATTCAccccacaaatgtgagaagtgggactcgaacccaggtggatttTCCCAAGTGTAGTTAATTATCTAAATGATaacataaatgataatcaatttaatgaaattgatcgatttgattggttaataagttgttggttcaactgtcttatagtatatatattaagataagtcATAACCAAAATACAactgacaacaaactaaattaaaatagataaaaaaaactaacaataacataacaactcaatatcaaatatatatttttttttagtatcaTAACTTTGAGACATGTTTTTAAGTCTATCGAAATTATACTCATAACTTGATTTCTTTATTAAAGATAGAAAATTGAGTaataatatgaatgagaatgattaataaaaattttggctttatatataataaattattggGAGATTTCtaaagatattatatatcttttgactaaaaaaaattatgatagagtattacatataattaatttgttaataagtaaataaaaataaaaatatctatgAAAAAAGAGATAGTTGTAGAGTCATTATGAGAGAGTTAAGTGTACCATTAATCTTCTcttttagtttctatatatagAGAAGGTAGATATAAGatagataaattgattaaaagttaaaacaatgataagtttttttttgaacgttTGTGTCACGGGACGGCTAGACGTTACATCCATTCGGACAGACAATCACTAGCGATCGATTCCACGAAGTTAGGGATCACAAGGGAGGGAAAACCCACTAATTTAACCGCTATTTGATATACATTAAACGGTCcaaaattaactaattaaatatattaaattcatataaaaaataaacttactTTAATGTATATTGTgtatttcaaatttcaaatttgAGTTAGTAAAatcttatcttatcttatatataaataaaagaaaactgtTATGAggtaatcatttaaaaaaaaaaaatcatatgtgGCACCATCATAACTTCTACAATTCATATTTTCCATATGATAACAAAATTATGACAtcacatatttattttcttttaatgtttaatatttttcaactatttaaaaaaaatgtttcaaattTTCATAAATAGTATCATACACTGATGGTTAAAACAGAACACTCTATTTTAAATTTAACGATGTTGATCTTTAtcacttttttaaataaaaaaatactttcAATGATATcatctattttttatatatataaaaaaatttatatagctCTACCacaatcaatttttaaaattaatctttaaaaaaaaaatcttttttgtgATGTCATCtttacattattaatttttattttttcgatATATTCATCATTTCTAATGGGTAATTACAAGTTGTTAAAATTTAGCAAGcaagttttttaatttgttatttttctaaattttttattttgatatcttTATTGTATATTTCAAATTCAACTTATTGTCTCAAACTTAGTTTTATAAATGGTTCACTCGGCTCTTGTATTTTAAtacttatgaaaaaaaaaagttgtgacTTTACGAGTTTTGACATCgtgtttatcatttttatgctaattaatgttaataacgattatatgttttaaaatttttaaaagtatcaTAATAATGCCCGGGTATCACCCGGGTTGATAAACTAGTAGATAAAAAAAGAAGGTGGCTTAAGTTGGTAAACAAGTGAAGCGTTTATGTGCGAAAGATCAATATACAAAGCCCAACCCatttatattgatatttgaAGATTTATTTTTCGTTTGGATTAAGCACACCCTACCACGAGTCTTATGTCCCTCATTATTGTTGGGAGAAGATTCcttcaagttgattttaacATGACTAATTATGTTAGGATGATCTTgacctttggatgaaaattaaATGTCAAGATTCAATGATGATCATTGAAtattgaccattgatttttatttaatgtcTCAAATTGAGTGcctaacttgactcaagttaaaTACTCAACTTAAAGGAATCCTTTGAAAAATTGATTCCTCACGAGTCACGAGTCTTATGTCCAAGGTCGTAGTCTCCCATTTAGCCATTTAGTCTGGTGCATAGCCACCCCAATAATTTATTAGCTTTTATCAATTTGTAGaacaaaaagttaaattttaaaattaaaaagagtgTACGTACCGTCTACCATACATGCGACATATTAGGATTTAtactatctataatatattataaagcagatattccctgtttacattttaagttttaatatttatttttttaaaatgtccatatatcaattctatatttacctaccaccctttctctctcctcaaatctcaaccaatcattttttttctctctcctccataaatcatttattcctccaattcattcaaaattttttatctcaaaaactgtacatcgataaattaaaaaaaatatatgggtgttcttaaaatttcatgccctttcattagagatgtcattcgatatacttttgacgaatttttaaattcgaagACGGAACCCGTACTGTTAAGGCATTTGGcaatcacactctatgacttatcacccgcaccatctcaccgctgcaacgcgcggatacttactctcgttacatataatatttatatattttttcactagttgcatttgaaaacattttcgGATTAGATAATGATACGAGTTGGTAATTTGGTATTTTgacctaatttaaaaatagtcAGAAAGGAATCAATCAAGCTAGTTGTGCCATATGTGTGTTTGAGAGAAAAGGAGAATCATTCTCTGTATATCATGGTTAGGAAATTTTTGGACTATATCTTAAATTAGAATGACAACTTTAtatgttgttaaaaaagttttaatactATATGTacgtgtgtatgtatgtatgtatatatatacacacatgtaaCTAATTATAGCTACATACTTATATCCtcaatttatcatatataaaatgtGCACCTTAGAAAAGTCTGGGAACCTTTTCTATTTAACACTCAccggtgatggtgatggtgatggtggcgtTGACCACCAGCATCGCCTCAATTTAACTATCATCTCTTCCATTCGATCAGCTCTCTCGGACGCCAAGTCCCAAGCCACACCCGGCTCGGTCCTTGTGACAATTGCTCATGGCAAATACTTTTGTAACGGGTTTGACATCAACCCAGACTCTCTTGACATAAATACACTTCTTCACATCAATTCAATCTTCAAGTCTTTGGTCGCAGACTTCATGTCCTTCCCGATGCCCACTATTGCTATCGTTACTGGCCATGCGGTCGGTACAGGACTAGCCCTTGCTATGTGCCATGACTATGTTGTCATGACACGTGGTCGAGGTGTTTTGTATATGTGCGAGATCCACATGGGGATATCATTACCGGATTTTGGGGTTGAGCTCATCAAATCAAAGGTGGCAAAGCCGGATTCCCTAAGAGACATTTTGTTGGGTGCAAAGAAGGTTAAGGCGGACCAGGGAGTGGCGATGGGGCTAGTTGACG includes the following:
- the LOC122593339 gene encoding enoyl-CoA delta isomerase 2, peroxisomal-like — translated: MCTLEKSGNLFYLTLTGDGDGDGGVDHQHRLNLTIISSIRSALSDAKSQATPGSVLVTIAHGKYFCNGFDINPDSLDINTLLHINSIFKSLVADFMSFPMPTIAIVTGHAVGTGLALAMCHDYVVMTRGRGVLYMCEIHMGISLPDFGVELIKSKVAKPDSLRDILLGAKKVKADQGVAMGLVDVAYDSTENAVEGGVRMGQELSKKKFDGEVYAEIRKSMYPELCRLLGLGSKNVMIKPRL